The Chloroherpetonaceae bacterium DNA segment AGCTTCACCCCACCCTGCGAAGCCATTCGTTTCCAAAACTCGAGCGCTGCCCGTGGGTCGTAGCCCGCCATTGCCATGAAAATCAGACCTAAGCGGTCAGCTTCACTTTCCTGCATACGGCTAAAAGGCAATAGCACACCAATCTGCGCACCTACGCCAAAGGCAACGAGAAAAAGCTGGCGGGTTTCCTTTGGTTTATCTCTCAGAGCAATATCCAATGCCACGCCCCCCAGCTGTGTCAAAAGCCCCTGACTCATTCGCTCGTTGCCATGTTCAGCTATAGCGTGAGCAATCTCATGGCCCATCACAACGGCTAAGCCCTCTTCATCTTTGGTAATGGGCAAAATACCCGTGTAAAAGACCACTTTTCCGCCCGGCAAACACCAAGCATTCACTTCGCTGCTTTCAACCAAGTTGAACTCCCACTCATAGCCTTGCAGCTCTTCAGAAAGTCCCTGTTCAGCAAAGTATTGTTCAACGGCGTTTTGAATGCGTTTGCCGACACGTCGAACCAGCTCCACTTGTTCCTGATTCGTGCTCAGACGCGCTTGCGACAGAAATTCTCCGTACTGCTGATAGCTTAAAGACAGTATAGTTTGGCGAGGAACGAGATTGAGTTGCTGACGCCCTGTAATAGCAACGGTTCGGCAAGCGTGCAAGAGTGTGGCAAAGATGAAAAGTCCAACAGGGAGCCAATTTCGATGTCTTTGAGATTGCATACTTGGCATTGCAGTGTAGTTGTGGAAAGCACTGGAGAAGATTGCACTGCAGGGTGAAGCGAAAGCCACGTTACAATGAGTCAAACAGCCCTGCAGAAGGTTTAGGTTTCTCGAGCTTAAAGCGCTGGTAAGCTAAGTCGGTGGCAATGCGGCCGCGTGGCGTGCGCATCAAGTAGCCTTCCTGAATAAGGTAAGGCTCATAGACTTCCTCCACCGTATCCTGTTCTTCGCCAACGGCGATGGCTAACGTGGAAAGACCCACAGGACCACCAGCATACTTTTCAATGATAGCTAGCAGAATGCGCTTATCCATTTCATCTAAGCCGTATTCGTCAATGTCAAGAGCATCAAGAGTTTGGCGGGCAATGTCAAGTGTGATGGTATCTGAGCCGCTGACCTGCGCAAAGTCGCGTGCACGGCGCAAAAGTCGATTGGCGATGCGTGGCGTGCCACGTGAGCGGCGTGCAATTTCGAAGGCGGCGGCTTGTTCAATTTGCACGCCGAGAATCTTTGCGGAGCGATGAACGATTTTCTCAAGTAAATCGGCAGTGTAGTAGTCCAACCGCGCACTAATGCCAAACCGCGCACGAAGAGGAGCGGTCAGCAAACCAGCACGCGTGGTAGCACCGACTAGCGTGAATTGGGGAATCGCAATTTGCACGCTGCGCGCTGAGGGACCCGAGTCAATCATAATGTCCAACTTGAAGTCTTCCATTGCTGAGTAGAGATACTCTTCCACGACCGGGTTCAAGCGATGAATTTCATCAATGAACAGAATATCGCCTGGGTTAAGGTTAGTGAGCAAGCCAGCAAGGTCTCCGGGCTTATCAAGCACAGGACCTGATGTTGTCTTAATGCTTGCGCCCATTTCATTTGCAATGACATAGGCCAGTGTGGTTTTGCCTAAACCGGGCGGTCCAGAGAGCAAAACGTGGTCTAAGGCTTCTCTGCGAGCACGCGCAGCCGTAATAAACACGCGCAGATTCTCGACGATTTTCTGCTGACCAGTGAAATCTTCAAATCGAATAGGTCTGAGCCGCTCTTCCAGTTGTGCATCAGCTGCAACTTTGTGTGCGTCTAAGTTTTGATTGCGCATAGCCAAGTGTATTGCGTTATGCAGTAAGTTAGCAAATCTCCGTTGCGCGGTGGTGCAGTAAGCCGCGCATCAGCCACACCGTTGAATGCGGCGCAACTTACCAAATTCGTTCATTTCGCCTGCATAGATGTGCGCAGCGTTTTTTCCAAAACCGCTTTTTTACGCTTAAATTTCGCCTATTCAGAGCAGTAATACCTGCCATGTTCAATCAACCTAAGGGAGTATCACAATGGCTTTCGATATTGAGATGATTCGCGACAAGTATCGCGAGATTCCTGAGCGTGTGGCAGCCGCTCGCCGTGTTCTGAAACGCCCACTGACCTTGATTGAAAAAATTCTGTACAGCCACTTAGCGCAAGGCAATGCAACCGTAGAATATGAACGAGGCAAGTCATATGTGGAGTTTATGCCAGACCGCGTGGCTATGCAAGATGCGACCGCCCAGATGGCGATGCTGCAATTTGCCCAAGCTGGAATTCCCAGAGTAGCAGTGCCCACAACCATTCATTGCGACCACTTGATTGTCGCCAAGTCTGGCTCAGCGAAAGATTTAGCCGAAGCGTTGCAAGCCAACAAGGAAGTCTATGACTTTCTGGCATCGGCAGCGCAGAAATATGGCATTGGCTTCTGGAAGCCGGGTGCTGGCATTATTCATCAAGTCATTCTGGAAAATTATGCGTTTCCGGGTGGAATGATGATTGGTGCGGACTCGCACACCGTCAATGCAGGAGGCTTGGGAATGATTGCAATTGGCGTTGGAGGAGCAGATTGTGTCGACGTGATGGCAGGAATGCCATGGGAGTTGCGCTTTCCGAAGTTTATCGGCGTTAAACTCACAGGCAGACTAAGCGGCTGGACATCGGCGAAGGATGTGATTTTGAAGGTGGCAGGCATTCTCACGGTAAAAGGCGGGACAGGCTACATGCTGGAGTACTTCGGTGAAGGCGCCAAGTCAATTTCCTGCACAGGCAAAGCCACAATTTGCAATATGGGGGCAGAAATCGGTGCGACAACATCGCTATTCGGCTACGATGCAGCGATGAAGCGCTACCTTGAAGCGACAGGGCGCGCCGATGTCGCCGAAGCGGCTGACCAGATTGCCGAGCATCTGACAGGCGACCCTGAAGTGTATGCCGAGCCTGAAAAGTATTTTGACCAAGTTATTGAAATTAATCTCTCGGAGCTGGAGCCGCACATCAATGGTCCATTTACGCCTGACCGAGCCACGCCGCTTTCAAAATTTGCTGAAGAAGTGCGCAAAAACGGTTGGCCCGAAACCCTCTCCGTAGGGCTAATTGGCTCGTGCACCAATTCTTCCTACGAGGACATTACGCGTGCAGCATCGCTGGCGCGTCAAGCGGTAGAAAAGAAGCTCAAAGTAAAGTCAGAATTTACGGTTACGCCCGGCTCTGAGCAGATTCGCTACACAATGGAGCGTGATGGCTTACTAGCTGACTTTGAGAAAATTGGGGGCGTGGTGCTTGCTAATGCCTGTGGGCCATGTATTGGTCAGTGGGCGCGCCATGGTGCAGAAAAGCAGGAAAAGAACTCTATCATCACCTCCTTCAATCGCAATTTCTCAGCGCGAAACGACGGCAACCCCAACACGCATGCTTTTGTCGCCTCACCTGAGATTGTAACGGCGCTGGCGATTGCAGGGAGATTGACGTTCAATCCTATCACCGATACGCTCATCAATGAAGAGGGAGAGCCAGTCAAGCTCGAAGAGCCAAAGGGCTTAGAGCTACCGCCCAGAGGCTTT contains these protein-coding regions:
- the ruvB gene encoding Holliday junction branch migration DNA helicase RuvB, with amino-acid sequence MRNQNLDAHKVAADAQLEERLRPIRFEDFTGQQKIVENLRVFITAARARREALDHVLLSGPPGLGKTTLAYVIANEMGASIKTTSGPVLDKPGDLAGLLTNLNPGDILFIDEIHRLNPVVEEYLYSAMEDFKLDIMIDSGPSARSVQIAIPQFTLVGATTRAGLLTAPLRARFGISARLDYYTADLLEKIVHRSAKILGVQIEQAAAFEIARRSRGTPRIANRLLRRARDFAQVSGSDTITLDIARQTLDALDIDEYGLDEMDKRILLAIIEKYAGGPVGLSTLAIAVGEEQDTVEEVYEPYLIQEGYLMRTPRGRIATDLAYQRFKLEKPKPSAGLFDSL
- a CDS encoding aconitate hydratase, whose product is MAFDIEMIRDKYREIPERVAAARRVLKRPLTLIEKILYSHLAQGNATVEYERGKSYVEFMPDRVAMQDATAQMAMLQFAQAGIPRVAVPTTIHCDHLIVAKSGSAKDLAEALQANKEVYDFLASAAQKYGIGFWKPGAGIIHQVILENYAFPGGMMIGADSHTVNAGGLGMIAIGVGGADCVDVMAGMPWELRFPKFIGVKLTGRLSGWTSAKDVILKVAGILTVKGGTGYMLEYFGEGAKSISCTGKATICNMGAEIGATTSLFGYDAAMKRYLEATGRADVAEAADQIAEHLTGDPEVYAEPEKYFDQVIEINLSELEPHINGPFTPDRATPLSKFAEEVRKNGWPETLSVGLIGSCTNSSYEDITRAASLARQAVEKKLKVKSEFTVTPGSEQIRYTMERDGLLADFEKIGGVVLANACGPCIGQWARHGAEKQEKNSIITSFNRNFSARNDGNPNTHAFVASPEIVTALAIAGRLTFNPITDTLINEEGEPVKLEEPKGLELPPRGFAVEDLGYVPPAADGSIVQVIVDPKSDRLQLLEPFPAWEGTDLKGLKLLIKVKGKCTTDHISMAGPWLKYRGHLDNISNNLLIGAVNYFNDKTDCVKNQLTGEYESVPKVQRQYKAKGIGTVVVGDENYGEGSSREHAAMEPRYLGVRAIIARSFARIHETNLKKQGMLALTFANKADYDKIQEDDTIDILGLTEFAPNKPLTIVLHHRDGTTETILANHSYNETQIEWFKAGSALNLMKQRLQQQQEA
- a CDS encoding M48 family metallopeptidase, whose protein sequence is MQSQRHRNWLPVGLFIFATLLHACRTVAITGRQQLNLVPRQTILSLSYQQYGEFLSQARLSTNQEQVELVRRVGKRIQNAVEQYFAEQGLSEELQGYEWEFNLVESSEVNAWCLPGGKVVFYTGILPITKDEEGLAVVMGHEIAHAIAEHGNERMSQGLLTQLGGVALDIALRDKPKETRQLFLVAFGVGAQIGVLLPFSRMQESEADRLGLIFMAMAGYDPRAALEFWKRMASQGGVKLPEFLSTHPSDETRIREIQAALPEALKYYRRR